CTCCCCGACCCCACTTCCTACTTGAGTATTTTTACAGCCCACTATACCGCTAAGGTTTGGGAATCCGCTTCCTACGACAAGCatgatgtgttgttgttgttcttaaaGGTTGGAAAACCGCTCCACACACGACCCACACTTGTCCATGGAAGGAGACACTAATGTGACGGCTGCGTGTCGGCAGGACCCGGTGGCAGCAtcgtaacaaaaaaaaaactattatgaAACCGATCCAAAAATAGCCAGGGCTAGGATATGGCACAAGATCACACATAAGGTCTACGTTTCAGTAAGCTGTTGGCTCTAAACCGCTTGCTACAGACCTCGGTAGTTTAAGTTTTTCGCCTACaaattaaaccaaatggccagaTGTTAATGCAAGAAATGAGATTTTACGTGCTTACGCACCCGTGGttttgaagcccaaaatgttcccaagatgtcccaattgggacaATAGGCAGTGCTCGCACCAAGATGTCACTTGGGACCATCTGGAGCCAAGAGATGACAAAATATACTCTTGCTTTTACATCTTGGTTTAAATGAGcatcaaattgttttttgtttgaacgaacaccgctagagcacatgacttaattaatcatcgggcTAATTGGATTCAAACAAGTTGGTTCATCTCGACAGAAGGTCTGGACAGAAAACCGTAGGTCACATTTTTAGGATATAGCAGCATAAGGTCTTTTAGGTgcacactttcccacagaaagggaCGGCACATACAAAAATGCTTTAATATAACCAGTCATGGGAGCCCTCATAGATTTCTGGACATGATATGGCAGTCGACTTCATATCTGCATGTTGCTAAGGTATCTTAGAAAGTGTTCTATCTGAGGCACCCAAAAGACTGGAGCTGCGGAAGGGAAAATTAGCAAATAGGGAAGTGTGAGAGACATCCTTTCTTTACTCACGCCACTTTAGTCGATTTTGGAAACCTGTGTCTAGTGTTGAATATTTATGAATAGATCGAGGCTGGGAATGAATCTCAACTACCTTTcgatgtttcttttatttcaaacgGCCTCGTGGAGTAAATTCAATGGAAGGTAATCCTGGTACATTCTGCTAGTTATTGAGTGATTATAGATTCGATCAGTATAGCGAAGAGTAAAGTTTTCAAGATATATGTCTCCTTCGCCACTGAGTATACGGTAGTCTTGGATTCACTTCTCGGTCTTTACGAATTTGGTCTAAATCTATGGAAGATTCAGAAGGGACCTGTATCTGCGTTCAACCGGTTCTTTGGTTACAAGAAATGTTTCGCACCTGATTAAGAAAATGGAGTTGTTTCCTTCAGTTGATGTTTATTGCGAATTGTTGTGCATAATGGTTCAAAATTCAACAATAGATTTCAATATGTAGGGCACTTGCATCTGGACGTGAGACAAGTGAATCGTTTGTGCGACGTAAATCCTTTGGAAACAACTTCCGAATTCACATAtgattacaataatatttgatcTTGAAGACTTTGTGGCAGTACCTTGATAGTGGTCAAGTGTTCTTGGTCAATTCTTTGAGCGACAGGTATTTTGGTGGGTGTATTTGCGGGGACACCGCCGATGTATCCTCGCCTTATATGAATTCTTATGACATATTGGAATCAAATCACGAGCAGAGGGAATGGGACAATGTCTTCGGATGTTTCAAGCTCAAGCCAAATGTACCAAAGGACAAATTTGtgtgtttgtaaacatgtttcttcttcttcagacAACACAGATGCGGTCTTATCTGTAGTCACTAGTCGGAATTATGCAACCCCAAGGTGAGTTTAGGAGACATTAAGTGTATAATAGTGTCTTTAAATAAGATGGTTTTTCAGTGTGGCCACTATCTACAAACTGGTTCCTAATAATATATCCAGAAATGCCTATCACAGATGGCCATGACAAAAATAGCTTTCCTGACATAATGTGGTCTTCTTTTTGCAGTTGAATATTTCTAGTGATGTATTTGTCACTGTTCTACAATGTCTGAAGTTAGTTTTGcaaaggaaaacaaataaactgaaaaCCAGCGGATTACCATTTCAACCCTCCACTAATAAAACCAAAAAGAAAACCAtaaccaattttttaaaaaagaacaaaaaagcgAAAACCAATCATGCGAATTTTGCTTTTGAAAGGAAATGAAAGTCAGACAAAAAAAACTGCATTTACAATTGTTTATAGTAGATGAACGCCCTCTAACTTCTGAATTCAGATTAACATATCCATTACACACgccacacgcacatacacacatcacgactggactatatcaaatgccttggttatgtgctatcctgtctgtgggatggtgaatataaaagatccatttctgctaatgtaaaaaattaccaaatgtttgcctccagtagccaatgattaataaactcaATGTTGCTCTAGgcgtagtgtcgttaaacaaatccaAACTTCAACACACTAGTTACAGCATTGAGACATTTGGGCCGCTttgttacataatttttagaACTGAGTCATCTTGAGCAGGTGCTCGGCCCAAGATGTCCCTttttgggacatcttgggcagttgggacattttgggcttcaacaccCGTGTAAGAGATAAATATGGTCTCCAACATATTATATTTGAGGTAATGTTTAAGACTTATGACTGGTTGCTCCACGGTAATGACTCATAGCCATGCGATTTCAATGAAAAACAAAGGACGTGTGAcaattgattgctctgtgacatgACAACTGAAAACTAATTACCGGTTGATGCGTTAGTTAAAATGCCGCGCAGTGTCGTAAATACGTTTCAGTTGGAGAATACTTTTAAATGTATgctaaacctggtttttgagggcATGTAAGAAATCGAATACAACATTTTTGTccgttagataacatttatcttacAGCTATTTCTAAAAACCTATCGCTCGTTAAATACTTTTAtcaaacaactcgtaagataaatggtatccaacggccACGCATTCTCTATTAGCCACCTCGGATGTACTTTCTCTATCCTTCTTGTCCTTATATAACGGAATCTTatactatatttagtaatatccgcgtttgtctgtctctttctgtcggTCTGCATGTAGTGTAGGAAGTATAGATAtctggatggatgaataaatagaatgatggacggacggacggaaatAAGGAAGGACTGGTCGAGAATAAGAGACTTTTGGCTTTttaagaaaagttaaagtttgttttctttaacgatcCCACTAGatagagcagattgattaattcatcataggctattagatgttaaacattttggtaaatTTCTCATAAAGTCAAACATTAttccataagcagcaagggatcttttaaatgcactttccccacaaacaggacagtacataccaccacATTTGATATAGAAGTAATTGGGGCAAAGATAATGGgtcatctgaagtgtttctatCCTATGACAAAAGCAAGTCGTGAGGCGCTGGTTTGGACGAGAGAAAacacccaatcagagaatgggtccactgagacggttcgatcctacgacgaaagcacttcaggcgagcagcgctctaccaactgaggtaGATCCCGAAGGCGCTATCTTGTTGTGTTTGTGGTTGCATTTTCAACTGATTCATTTCAGATACGTGGATTTCTTAAACGTGATGACGTACGACTTCCACGGCGAATGGGAACATAACACCGGCCACCACAGCGCCCTACAGGGGCCCGACAGTGACCAATTAACCGTTGTAAGTGTCCCGCGCTCCATGCAGAAAGGCAGTCGCATGGCAGTTGCACAAGTGAGActgcacgggggggggggggggggggggggggacctagGTAATTCGTACGGGAATCGCACAACTGTACAATCTTTTAGTCGCACCGCAGTTGTACgaaaaatcgttcaagtgagaactggGCTTTAGATACCGATTATCTTACAACGTGTTATTTAaaaacgagcgaaagcgagttgaatacgtgtttaaacaacgagttgtaagataaatggtatctaacgggcaCGAATgtggtattctatttcttacatatcttcagaaaacagttttaaaatatatttaaacgccttttccaaataaaacctatttacggcgctagcgcttatagttaacttgtgcgtcacagacaagtcaatttcagattaacttgtacgtcacggaGTGATCAATTTGACCgtgcttttttgttttcattggatggtatggcattcgTGACCTGGCCATCACCTAGGAggagccagtcgtatgtctttaaaatgttatcgcacatatgtgtgttaacacaatatttgttataaaacagTAACGAGTGATGTTCTTgtcaacgggtgtgtaagaaatagttAAGAACCACAGAGGTCGATCTTAATGTGTCAGTGGGACGTAAAGTTTCGACagtcagacagtcagacagacagacagacagatattttattaaagtctcatcttatgtacacaataataaaatgcaatttaaaatgagtCACATAAGTCATTCCTTACAGGAACGATGAGAGACtgtcaataaatataaatataaaaatgaacgtacatatatatatatataacacgtaaaatatacatatacataaacgtTTCAATCTATTATAATCACATTtgtattgtaaataatattaataaattaaaaataaaattaaagtcaTAACCACATGTATATCAAGAATATAAAGGTGTTCAGTGAcatgttaactttaaaaatagaGTTTTGGCAGTATAAAAAAACAACGTTCTTACTagacattaaaaaacacaagtttTGAACGTTATATTCATATTCTTTGTTAAAAAAACGTGCTGAACATGTTAATTTAAAACGTAAGTCCGTGTACAATGATATAAactaagatatttttaaccatacaggtaataattaacaattagttcattctttcttttctgttttgtttatgctTCTTCTAGAAAAAGTCTGCAACAGCCTGGGCACATCATGGCGTACCTAAGTCAAAGATCATGATTGGTCTTCCCTTTTGTGGAAAATCGTTTACTCTCAAAGACAGCAGCCACTCCGGTCTTGGGTCTGCTGTGACTGGTGCCGGAAAGGCTGGTCAGGTTACCAAAGAAGAAGGTACCCTGGCATATTTTGAGGTGATgatattttctttcatttcattatatattttattcatttattgctaaaattggaaaccatatttttttaatcacgcaaccacccaccacccccaccccccacccccaccccccacccccagaaaCCAGTATCTAGTTGCAACTATTAACTAGTTCTTATGCAGACAATTgcttttctttattgtttaaattatcatctgttttatattcaatatatcctttttctttgtctttaacactgttttcgtgcttatatttatctatattctctctctatataattactgttcatgcacgctgtcctggacacacacaccagccattgttagtggtttgtgggTTAATAGTGAGCAACAAATCGGTTTAGTGGCGTTACGCCTgagttcaggtcaggtcataggttttaacgtacacattcagaacaagctgttgtagcacacgcctgccatgggcgcaggtgtcgactttcgccggctcctccgtccagggccccgttccacgaagcgatcttagctctaagatcaacttaagtgcatagggtagctatgcgcttaaagtaatcttagggctaagatcgcttcgtgggaCGGGGCTCTGGACAGAGAAAAGGTTTGACGTGGCTGGGAGAGCAACCCGATCAGGGTCGGTAGGGGGCGAGGGTTGGTTtcggtgctattgaatttgcaaatgtcctgtaggattaaagccaaatagaaaatgttcCGTAATTTCTTCAACATTGAAAATGGGGTTAATTGGTTGATTCGATTTGGTTGATCGAAATGTAGCTAGCTCCTTGCTGGAACCTTTTAGGATTGGATACAGTGAGCCAGTATTCTTTTGGCgttacacctccccattgaatctttaaataagtaaatttaatgaataaataaatagccCTTTAAGAGTGGATCTAAAGGGTGGTCCAGAGGACCCAGCCcgtcccccacccaaacccccccacccccttgaACATTTTCgtgtaccttttttttttctggttaaAATAACCCCATTGGGTTATACATTTTACGAGATGGTCCATGTGCCCCTTTTCCCTTTGTTCCCCCAAATAATTTTTGGATCCGCCTCTACCCTTCCACTAAGATAGaaatgacatttattttgtagGTGTGCAAACTGCTACAACAAGGCGCGGTGGGACACAGGCTAGTTGACCAGCACGTGCCATACCTCGTTGACGGCGACCGCTGGGTGGGGTACGATGACGAGAAAAGTATTGAAGAGAAGGTATGCATGCTTACCTGTTCAgtagagtaaagtttgttttatttaacgacgccactagagcacattgatttttttatcttatcatcggctattggacgtcaaacatatggtcattctgacactgctttttagaggaaacacgctgtcgccacataggctactctttcacgacaggcagcaagggaccttttatttgcgcttcccacaggcaggatagcacaaaccatggcctttgttgaatcagttatggatcactggtcggtgcaagtggtttacacctacccattgagccttgcggagcactcacggagggtttggagtcggtatctggattaaacatcccatgtctcgactgggatccggacccagtacctaccagcctgtagaccgatggcctaaccacgacgccaccgaggccggttacctgttcagagaacattttggtCAGTTTCGTGACGCGATTcactacgcaagtttcagagatcgctacacaattttaaaacattaaatagtagttgctaatcaatctacaaatgactagaaatatcgcgaATCAAGATTTTGCAGGAAAAAAATTCCCTGCAGTGCTATTATTCAAGTTATTATTGATATGGTTAAAATAAGCAATGCTgtaaattgaaaataataaacgagttgcagttattataactgttatatctggaaagttaagtttgttttgttttaacgacaccactagagcacattgatttagtaatcatcggctattggatgtcaaacatttggtaattctgacatatagtcttatattctttaaatcaaattattttaagtcTGAGATAATAAACAAGTTGCCAGTTATTATAAATAGTATGTCCCGAGACAAATAATTGTCATTTTAGTTTCTCAAGCTATTTCTAATGTTCTCCTCTTAAACTGTTTTTATGTTCCATGATTTGTCAAAATCATATAACACAGTATTTGCAGTAACGtttatttctgttcatttaAAGAtctgttcattcatttaaaaaaagctACAGGAATTGTGtctattacaataaataataatacctgCTAACGCTACTGTACTGAGGCATTATGTTAGATAATGTATCTAAGAcatgtttaccggcctcggtggcgtcgtggttaggccatcggtctacaggctggtaggtactggcttcggatcccagtcgaggcatggaatttttaatccagataccgactccaaaccctccgtgagtgctccgcaaggctcaatgggtaggtgtaaaccacttgcaacgaccagtgatccataactgattcaacaaaggccatggtttgtgctatcctgcctgtgggaagcgcaaataaaagatcccttgctgctaatcggaaagagtagcccatgtagtggcgacagcgggtttcctctcaaaatctgtgtggtccttaaccatgtctgacgccatataaccgtaaataaaatgtgttgagtgcgtcgttaaataaaacatttctttctttctttctttctaaggCGTGTTTAGGAGGCCGAGCGATCGCCACTAATTTGGTTGCCACCATCGTCTTCTCTCTAACGTGCGCAAAAACCGGTGTAACGAACTACCTCGATCTCTCGACCTCCTGATCATGCCTTGGtgttctttcatttttttttctttcttttataagGTGTGGGTGGGTTgtcgttttattttttaatttaattattattttttatgttttgttttttttcaggtCCAGTTTGTGGTAAACGAAGGTTACGGAGGGATTTTCG
Above is a genomic segment from Gigantopelta aegis isolate Gae_Host unplaced genomic scaffold, Gae_host_genome ctg6811_pilon_pilon, whole genome shotgun sequence containing:
- the LOC121366721 gene encoding chitinase-3-like protein 1, yielding MTYDFHGEWEHNTGHHSALQGPDSDQLTVKKSATAWAHHGVPKSKIMIGLPFCGKSFTLKDSSHSGLGSAVTGAGKAGQVTKEEGTLAYFEVCKLLQQGAVGHRLVDQHVPYLVDGDRWVGYDDEKSIEEKVQFVVNEGYGGIFVWALDLDDFSGVCGKQFPLMNKIKDTFAHLIG